Proteins encoded by one window of Chryseobacterium sp. POL2:
- the rny gene encoding ribonuclease Y, protein MTAITLIIGIVALVIGAVIGIMYSKSSLNSKGKFILEDAKKSAETIIEKATTQAETIKKEKQLQAKEKFLELKAEHDSNIQSREKKMQETEKRTKDKEHKLNEELSKVARQEKDLEKQLNDYAKKQELVDRKQQELDAATAQKVEMLEKISNYSAEEAKEELVESMRAEAKTRAQAYVQNIMEEAQLNAKTEAKKIVIQTIQRIGTEQAIENSVSVFNIESDEIKGRIIGREGRNIRALEAATGVEIIVDDTPEAILLSCFDPVRREVARLSLHRLVTDGRIHPARIEEVVQKTQKQIEEEIIEVGKRTIIDLGIHGLHPELVKIVGRMKFRSSYGQNLLQHSREVANIAATMAAELGLNVKLAKRAGLLHDIGKVPEQESELPHALLGMQWAEKYGENAEVINAIGAHHDEIEMTSLLSPIIQVADAISGARPGARRQVLESYIQRLKDLEAAALSFDGVSSAYAIQAGRELRVMVESAKVNDEVAHQLSYDISEKIQNELTYPGQVRVTVIRETRAVNIAR, encoded by the coding sequence CTACCACACAAGCTGAAACTATTAAAAAAGAAAAACAACTTCAAGCCAAAGAAAAGTTCTTGGAACTAAAAGCTGAACACGACTCTAACATTCAATCTCGTGAGAAAAAAATGCAAGAGACCGAGAAAAGAACCAAGGATAAAGAGCACAAACTAAACGAAGAACTTAGCAAAGTGGCACGCCAAGAGAAAGACTTGGAAAAGCAACTTAACGACTACGCAAAAAAACAAGAATTAGTTGACAGAAAACAACAAGAACTAGATGCTGCCACTGCTCAAAAAGTAGAAATGTTAGAAAAAATATCTAACTATTCCGCAGAAGAAGCAAAAGAAGAGTTGGTAGAATCTATGCGCGCTGAGGCAAAAACAAGAGCACAAGCCTACGTCCAAAACATTATGGAAGAAGCACAGCTTAATGCCAAAACAGAAGCCAAAAAAATTGTCATCCAAACCATTCAAAGAATCGGGACAGAGCAAGCCATTGAAAATTCAGTGTCTGTATTTAATATTGAATCGGATGAGATAAAAGGTAGAATCATCGGTCGCGAAGGTCGTAACATCCGCGCTTTAGAAGCCGCTACAGGTGTAGAGATTATTGTAGACGACACTCCAGAAGCCATTCTATTATCTTGCTTCGACCCAGTAAGGAGAGAAGTTGCAAGATTATCACTACACAGGCTGGTTACCGATGGTAGAATCCATCCTGCCCGTATCGAAGAAGTGGTACAAAAAACGCAAAAACAAATCGAAGAAGAAATTATCGAAGTTGGTAAAAGAACCATCATCGATCTAGGTATCCACGGTCTTCACCCAGAATTGGTAAAAATCGTTGGACGTATGAAGTTCCGTTCTTCTTATGGACAAAATTTGTTACAACACTCTCGTGAGGTCGCCAACATCGCAGCAACTATGGCGGCAGAGCTTGGTCTTAATGTTAAACTTGCGAAAAGAGCTGGTTTATTGCACGATATCGGAAAAGTGCCAGAGCAAGAGTCAGAACTTCCACATGCACTTTTAGGTATGCAATGGGCGGAGAAGTATGGCGAGAATGCAGAAGTTATCAACGCTATCGGGGCACACCACGATGAGATTGAAATGACCTCGCTATTATCACCAATTATCCAAGTTGCCGATGCTATTTCTGGAGCGCGTCCAGGGGCTAGACGTCAAGTGTTGGAATCATACATCCAAAGATTGAAAGATCTAGAAGCAGCAGCTTTAAGTTTTGATGGTGTATCTAGTGCGTATGCTATCCAAGCTGGTAGAGAACTACGTGTTATGGTAGAAAGTGCAAAAGTGAATGACGAAGTTGCACACCAATTGTCTTACGATATCTCAGAAAAAATCCAAAATGAACTGACGTATCCAGGACAAGTAAGAGTAACTGTTATCAGAGAAACCAGAGCTGTTAATATCGCGAGATAA